The Haloplanus sp. CK5-1 genome contains a region encoding:
- a CDS encoding ABC transporter ATP-binding protein, with translation MIEAEALRKTYGDFPAVVGSTFEVDRGEIFGIVGPNGAGKTTTLKMIAGLVDPTDGSATVAGFDAADPEMRRSLGFLPEESPLYEDMTARSYLRFFADLYDVPRDVATERIERNLDRLELEHRDRRLGDVSKGMKRKVAIARSLVNDPDVLVYDEPASGLDPLTTNYVLEFVRDLSDAGKTVLFSAHNLYHVESVCDRVAIMNQGEIVARGTVPEIRERYGTTEYRVFTTHPLPDAGTEPAGDRHVVTVEDMAAVERVRERAADAGTEVVDIRTREPSLEEIFLDLAAETDGPRGER, from the coding sequence ATGATCGAGGCCGAAGCGCTCCGCAAGACCTACGGCGACTTCCCCGCGGTCGTCGGGAGCACGTTCGAGGTGGATCGGGGCGAAATCTTCGGGATCGTCGGCCCCAACGGTGCGGGCAAGACGACCACGCTGAAGATGATCGCCGGTCTCGTCGACCCGACGGACGGCTCCGCGACCGTCGCGGGCTTCGACGCCGCCGACCCCGAGATGCGCCGGTCGCTCGGCTTCCTCCCCGAGGAGTCGCCGCTGTACGAGGACATGACCGCGCGGTCGTACCTCCGCTTCTTCGCGGACCTCTACGACGTGCCCCGAGACGTCGCGACCGAACGGATCGAGCGGAACCTGGATCGACTCGAACTCGAACACCGCGACCGTCGCCTCGGCGACGTGTCCAAGGGCATGAAACGCAAGGTCGCCATCGCGCGGTCGCTGGTGAACGACCCCGACGTCCTCGTGTACGACGAACCCGCGAGCGGGCTGGACCCGTTGACCACCAACTACGTCCTGGAGTTCGTCCGGGACCTCAGCGACGCGGGAAAGACCGTCCTGTTCAGCGCCCACAACCTCTACCACGTGGAGAGTGTCTGTGATCGCGTCGCGATCATGAACCAAGGCGAAATCGTCGCGCGCGGAACCGTTCCCGAGATCCGAGAGCGGTACGGGACCACGGAGTACCGCGTGTTCACCACCCACCCTCTCCCCGATGCCGGCACGGAACCGGCGGGCGACCGCCACGTCGTCACCGTCGAGGACATGGCGGCCGTCGAGCGGGTTCGGGAGCGAGCGGCCGATGCCGGGACCGAGGTGGTCGACATTCGCACCCGTGAACCGAGCCTCGAAGAGATCTTTCTGGATCTGGCGGCCGAGACCGACGGCCCCCGAGGGGAACGGTGA
- a CDS encoding ATP-dependent DNA helicase encodes MTDDAPDWLPTVEDEVDPEDQQEAIIDSDAYPMRVLAGAGTGKTFTMVRKIEHLIDEQGVSPDRILALTFTNNAAGSMREKLNAKLGTAGYDIDAYTYHSICNELLTDYAYEAGIDPDFEVVSDAEKYAIVLDVLDKIEYRWVKPNVYGPEFRGSGAASKLLSFIGTMKRSGIRPDEIDAFLGPAEKLYELEDLPGRIETIASDHLGGRSVSSVLDGLRDVRAEIAAERDDLGDSEVEAAVVDFLDRLVAVCDAFIAAFEAHEAGDRSLPEDAHKLPKYLLGGYSSGAPSGIPKLKMELPAHLDSFIDECLTARDLVAGYAGYERELDDRNLIDFDGLVVKTVDLLTGEVGDEVADRWEYVFCDEFQDTDRLQFDLVTSLVSDDRLFVVGDDDQAIYEWRGARVANITTELTDEFGPSLTDKPLEENFRSRQPILDLANDLLTRLEERTDGKTLTRIDEPDYDGDTVAVIDEAEEEDDRAQQLVTVTQNLLAGAADELDKTYDRGDIAVLVRKNDHAAPLLDAFDRAGIPYQVVGDLATESIGVGTVVAYLKALARPEEDEVSWNRVLTMRYRLTDADLRRLNDHDDDEGSLIEELREAPLSEFEEPERVQEARRHATQLLEIRDRASLSHLFSELKDVTNIEWYLSEQERRDLEQLDEVIDQYGHTAVQPPLTSEFIESLQHYESLFAESGSSPTDQPELADDAVNVMTVHKSKGLDFPVVLMPRLTADEWEPGSRTYDTLEAGLSDGPTAAFDEDFIARDAAETRRVLHVGVTRAEDILVLQGSHDDEEEDGDDDSSDTHPIATTVDDLLPTRVPWRPGRNHLPIWQDIHDCLPPKASDWTETLANEQIGQVGGAVEYQDNDLSPATARERVLEFASSSVDGRLSPVGERLTIQVESLTGPTTATPALSHSYTSLQSYEECPRQHYLDYVVNAYPDYRATGEDDSDGISQRDIGLLFHDTAEQAANEGTVDREDWYEICERLASQRRADDALDPAKQCIDRYFKLELSAYDIIDAEREFELDIDGHELIGFIDAVYRTPDDDLLVIDYKATERYRDLGDDKQLPIYLLACRDLYDEPVRQAGYAYVGDIGPTVETRTFSETELQAVKDDVTTAMNRIVEFSFSEYSAGDHCRWCQHNQLPCAPDNLQID; translated from the coding sequence ATGACTGACGACGCGCCTGACTGGTTGCCGACCGTTGAGGACGAGGTCGATCCGGAGGATCAGCAAGAGGCTATCATCGATTCCGACGCGTACCCGATGCGCGTCCTCGCGGGGGCCGGGACTGGCAAGACGTTCACAATGGTCCGGAAGATTGAGCACCTGATCGACGAGCAGGGTGTGTCACCGGACCGGATCCTGGCGCTCACGTTCACGAACAACGCTGCCGGGTCGATGCGAGAGAAACTCAACGCGAAACTCGGCACGGCAGGCTATGATATCGACGCGTATACCTATCACTCGATCTGTAACGAACTCCTGACTGACTACGCCTATGAAGCCGGGATCGACCCGGACTTCGAGGTCGTCAGCGACGCCGAAAAGTACGCGATTGTTCTTGATGTCCTCGATAAAATCGAGTACCGATGGGTGAAGCCCAACGTGTACGGCCCGGAGTTCCGTGGTAGCGGGGCGGCGTCGAAACTCCTGTCGTTCATCGGGACGATGAAACGCAGCGGTATCAGGCCCGACGAGATCGATGCGTTCCTCGGCCCGGCTGAGAAGCTCTATGAACTTGAAGACCTGCCGGGACGGATCGAAACAATAGCGAGCGACCACTTGGGCGGCCGCTCGGTATCGTCGGTACTTGACGGGCTGCGAGACGTGCGAGCCGAGATTGCAGCTGAACGTGACGATCTTGGCGACAGCGAGGTCGAAGCCGCAGTCGTGGACTTTCTCGATCGGCTGGTCGCAGTGTGTGACGCATTCATCGCAGCCTTCGAGGCACACGAGGCGGGTGATCGGTCGCTGCCTGAAGATGCGCACAAGCTGCCAAAGTACCTGCTCGGGGGATACAGCAGCGGTGCACCGTCAGGGATTCCGAAGCTGAAGATGGAGTTGCCAGCGCATCTCGACTCCTTCATCGATGAGTGCCTCACAGCACGCGATCTGGTTGCTGGCTACGCCGGCTACGAGCGCGAACTCGACGACCGGAATCTGATCGATTTTGATGGGCTCGTCGTGAAAACGGTCGATTTACTCACGGGCGAGGTTGGTGACGAGGTCGCCGACAGATGGGAGTACGTGTTCTGTGACGAGTTCCAGGATACTGACCGGCTCCAGTTCGACTTGGTCACGTCACTTGTCTCCGATGACCGGCTGTTCGTCGTCGGTGACGACGACCAAGCGATTTACGAGTGGCGCGGCGCTCGCGTTGCGAACATCACCACGGAGCTGACCGATGAGTTCGGCCCGTCGCTCACGGACAAACCGCTTGAAGAGAATTTCCGGTCACGCCAGCCGATCCTCGACCTCGCAAACGACCTGCTGACCCGGCTCGAAGAGCGCACCGATGGGAAGACGCTGACGCGCATCGACGAACCAGACTACGATGGGGACACAGTCGCAGTTATCGACGAGGCCGAGGAGGAAGACGACCGGGCGCAGCAACTCGTGACAGTCACGCAGAATCTCCTGGCGGGGGCAGCCGATGAACTGGACAAGACCTACGACCGGGGTGACATCGCCGTGCTCGTCAGGAAAAATGACCATGCCGCGCCGCTGCTCGATGCCTTCGACCGGGCTGGCATCCCGTATCAGGTTGTCGGCGACCTAGCGACGGAATCGATCGGTGTTGGCACCGTCGTCGCCTACCTGAAGGCGCTGGCCCGGCCCGAAGAGGATGAGGTTAGCTGGAACCGTGTCCTGACGATGCGCTACCGGCTTACGGACGCTGATCTCCGTCGGCTCAACGACCACGATGACGATGAGGGTAGCCTGATTGAGGAGCTCCGCGAGGCCCCACTCTCGGAGTTCGAAGAGCCTGAACGTGTTCAAGAGGCGCGTCGGCACGCGACGCAGTTGCTGGAGATTCGGGACAGAGCCTCGCTTTCGCACCTGTTCAGCGAACTCAAGGACGTAACGAATATCGAGTGGTATCTGAGCGAGCAAGAACGGCGTGACCTCGAACAACTCGATGAGGTTATCGACCAATATGGGCACACAGCCGTGCAGCCGCCGCTGACGAGCGAGTTCATCGAGTCACTCCAGCATTACGAGTCGCTGTTCGCCGAGAGCGGGTCATCACCGACCGACCAACCTGAGCTGGCCGACGACGCCGTCAACGTCATGACCGTTCACAAAAGCAAAGGGCTGGATTTCCCGGTCGTGCTTATGCCGCGGCTCACGGCCGATGAGTGGGAACCGGGGTCGCGGACGTACGACACATTGGAAGCCGGGCTCTCGGATGGCCCTACGGCTGCCTTCGATGAAGACTTCATCGCGCGAGACGCCGCGGAAACCCGTCGTGTACTCCACGTCGGGGTTACCCGTGCTGAAGACATTCTCGTCCTCCAGGGTAGCCATGACGACGAAGAGGAAGACGGCGACGACGATTCGTCCGACACCCATCCGATCGCTACAACTGTCGATGACCTGTTGCCAACGCGTGTCCCGTGGCGACCCGGGAGAAACCACCTCCCGATCTGGCAGGATATCCACGACTGCCTTCCGCCCAAAGCATCGGACTGGACTGAGACGCTAGCCAACGAGCAGATTGGACAGGTCGGGGGTGCAGTCGAGTATCAGGACAACGATCTCTCGCCCGCAACTGCCCGCGAGCGCGTGCTTGAGTTCGCCTCGTCATCAGTCGATGGTCGCCTTTCTCCTGTAGGCGAACGACTGACCATCCAGGTCGAATCCCTTACGGGCCCGACGACGGCAACGCCAGCTCTCTCACATAGCTACACGTCGCTGCAATCGTACGAAGAGTGTCCACGACAGCACTATCTCGACTACGTCGTCAACGCATATCCGGACTATCGTGCCACTGGTGAGGACGACTCCGATGGCATCTCTCAGCGTGACATCGGGCTGCTGTTTCACGACACGGCAGAACAGGCGGCCAACGAAGGGACAGTGGACCGAGAAGACTGGTACGAGATATGCGAGCGCCTTGCCAGTCAGCGCCGCGCCGATGATGCCCTCGACCCGGCGAAACAGTGTATCGACCGGTATTTCAAACTGGAATTGAGTGCCTACGACATCATCGACGCGGAGCGGGAATTCGAACTGGATATCGACGGTCACGAACTCATCGGGTTCATCGACGCCGTCTACCGGACGCCGGATGACGACTTACTGGTTATCGATTACAAGGCGACCGAGCGATACCGCGATCTTGGGGACGACAAGCAACTGCCGATCTATCTGTTAGCTTGCCGTGATTTGTACGATGAGCCGGTGAGGCAGGCGGGCTATGCCTACGTCGGCGATATCGGCCCTACAGTCGAGACGCGCACGTTCAGCGAGACAGAGTTGCAGGCTGTCAAAGACGACGTCACGACGGCGATGAACCGGATTGTTGAGTTCTCGTTCAGCGAGTATTCGGCCGGCGATCATTGTCGGTGGTGTCAGCACAATCAGCTGCCGTGTGCACCTGATAACTTGCAGATCGACTGA
- a CDS encoding tyrosinase family protein, which produces MSSNTYLRQDAAELSDEAVTRLTDAMIELQTTMREGAEVSIYEEFVAVHWAVTRLDTDGAHGGPAFLPWHREFLYRFEQELRAVDSSVALPYWNWSGIDETTTEGDVEFDDGWSPGSIFDAIFTDDYLGGAGGADSGGEVTNGFHTRMDEDWSMPQRFADQRFGLGTTFERNTSLDESEWVDWQTEVEEGGVQAAGGFENGIIEETAYPDFRQHLERYPHGPGHTWIGGQMRTMFSPFDPVFWHHHAEVDRVWLHWQKEVVADDNWADTFQSGNNPGHRIDDQMWPWNDDGRSPDIPGSIDDALPDVPPGDTVRVRDALDPYEYDYIYDSDTQAGAAAVTGAICSSICGSGGSSN; this is translated from the coding sequence ATGTCCAGTAACACGTACCTCCGTCAGGACGCGGCCGAACTGAGCGACGAGGCGGTCACGCGGCTCACCGACGCGATGATCGAGTTGCAGACGACGATGCGGGAGGGTGCCGAGGTGAGTATCTACGAGGAGTTCGTGGCGGTGCACTGGGCGGTCACGCGCTTGGATACGGACGGCGCACACGGTGGACCGGCCTTCCTGCCGTGGCACCGCGAGTTCCTCTACCGGTTCGAGCAGGAACTCAGAGCGGTCGACAGCAGCGTGGCGCTACCGTACTGGAACTGGAGCGGCATCGATGAGACGACGACGGAGGGCGATGTGGAGTTCGACGATGGCTGGTCGCCGGGGAGTATCTTCGACGCGATATTCACCGACGACTACCTGGGCGGTGCCGGCGGCGCCGACAGCGGCGGCGAAGTGACGAACGGCTTCCACACCCGGATGGACGAGGACTGGTCGATGCCACAGCGTTTCGCGGACCAGCGCTTCGGACTCGGTACGACGTTCGAACGGAACACTTCGTTGGACGAGTCGGAGTGGGTCGACTGGCAGACCGAAGTCGAGGAGGGTGGCGTCCAGGCAGCGGGTGGCTTCGAGAACGGAATCATCGAGGAGACGGCCTATCCGGACTTCCGCCAGCACCTCGAACGGTATCCACACGGCCCCGGACACACCTGGATCGGGGGACAGATGCGGACGATGTTCTCCCCGTTCGATCCGGTCTTCTGGCACCACCACGCGGAGGTCGACCGAGTGTGGTTACACTGGCAAAAGGAGGTCGTGGCGGACGACAACTGGGCCGACACCTTCCAGAGCGGGAACAACCCCGGGCACCGCATCGACGACCAGATGTGGCCCTGGAACGACGACGGTCGCTCCCCGGACATTCCCGGGTCCATCGACGACGCGCTTCCCGACGTGCCGCCCGGCGATACGGTCCGCGTGCGTGACGCCCTCGACCCGTACGAGTACGACTACATCTACGACAGCGACACGCAGGCGGGGGCGGCCGCCGTGACGGGTGCGATCTGTAGTTCGATCTGTGGCAGCGGCGGGAGTAGCAACTGA
- a CDS encoding ABC transporter permease: MRDPRLVVARRELRTLRSEKTIVLALLIQLFIAAFSSFLVVGLVSLYDPGSADGFETTVGVTGDARDDLLRVVDEQPSMTGVGYDTQSAAQRAFETGTVDAILLADRRDGRVFVTATAPDGNVRTTVIVVQLRDALSAFERSERADRSSSLSSTPLDLPPRVSSPPYYGFTYTVLLPLLCFLPVFISGSMTVDSLTEEFDRGTLELLRAAPISMVDIVDGKVWAAGVLAPAQTALWIGLLGANGTTVRHPVAVLVVVAALALVVVTLGATIALLAPDRRAAQFLYSVGVLAAFGGTTLLPTNPVTTVARLAVDSVGPTYPLVVAGYVALGGGSYLLLRLAVPHVDVSG; the protein is encoded by the coding sequence TTGCGTGACCCACGTCTGGTCGTCGCGCGTCGAGAGCTTCGAACCCTGCGCTCGGAGAAGACCATCGTCCTCGCTCTGCTCATCCAACTGTTCATCGCCGCGTTCTCCTCTTTCCTGGTCGTCGGCCTCGTCTCGCTGTACGACCCCGGCAGCGCCGACGGCTTCGAGACGACCGTCGGCGTCACCGGTGACGCCCGGGACGACCTCCTGCGGGTCGTCGACGAACAGCCGTCGATGACGGGGGTGGGGTACGACACCCAGTCGGCGGCGCAGCGCGCCTTCGAGACGGGTACCGTCGACGCCATCCTCCTCGCGGATCGGCGGGACGGGCGGGTGTTCGTGACGGCGACGGCACCCGACGGCAACGTCCGAACGACCGTGATCGTCGTCCAGTTGCGCGACGCTCTGTCCGCCTTCGAGCGGAGTGAGCGGGCAGACCGGTCGTCGTCGCTGTCGTCGACGCCACTCGACCTCCCGCCGCGGGTCAGTTCGCCACCCTACTACGGGTTTACCTACACCGTGTTGCTCCCGCTGCTGTGTTTCCTCCCGGTGTTCATCAGCGGGTCCATGACCGTCGACTCGCTGACCGAGGAGTTCGACCGGGGGACGCTTGAACTCCTCCGGGCCGCACCCATCTCGATGGTCGACATCGTCGACGGCAAGGTGTGGGCCGCAGGGGTGCTCGCCCCCGCCCAGACCGCGCTGTGGATCGGACTCCTGGGGGCAAACGGGACGACCGTCCGCCATCCCGTCGCCGTCCTCGTCGTCGTGGCCGCGCTCGCGCTGGTGGTCGTCACGCTGGGTGCGACCATCGCGCTGTTGGCCCCCGACCGCCGTGCCGCACAGTTCCTCTACTCCGTCGGCGTCCTCGCTGCCTTCGGCGGGACGACGCTCCTGCCCACGAACCCGGTCACGACCGTCGCCCGACTCGCCGTCGACAGCGTCGGCCCGACGTACCCGCTCGTCGTCGCCGGCTACGTCGCCCTCGGCGGTGGCAGTTACCTCCTGCTCCGACTGGCGGTCCCCCACGTCGACGTGTCGGGGTGA
- a CDS encoding DUF5798 family protein, whose translation MGLGSTAKKLQQVADMAEDVYGRLNQLREQVHEMQQTVVETRDQVNDLNRELAEQRAIVEALAEKEGIDVAAITADVHVADAEAVASDEDGNGEDSTDA comes from the coding sequence ATGGGTCTCGGAAGCACGGCGAAGAAGCTCCAACAGGTCGCCGACATGGCCGAAGACGTGTACGGACGGCTGAACCAACTCCGCGAACAGGTCCACGAGATGCAACAGACCGTCGTCGAGACGCGTGATCAGGTCAACGACCTGAACCGCGAACTGGCCGAACAGCGAGCCATCGTTGAGGCGCTCGCCGAGAAGGAGGGGATCGACGTGGCGGCCATCACCGCCGACGTCCACGTCGCCGACGCCGAAGCGGTCGCGAGCGACGAAGACGGCAACGGCGAGGATTCGACCGACGCCTGA
- a CDS encoding RAD55 family ATPase gives MYDLGPPLNAEVDEGTNLLLSGPALSGKTELAFDILATGVSNGEGAIVVSNTDGAKRVFEDLSKRFDYADNPVAVVDCVTRQQGVNEARDDSQVRYTSSPVDMTGVGIKFSELLEEFYETQGIQRNRVVLDSLSTLLMYSDLQTVFRFLHVFTGRVQSVDGLGLYAIDSGAHDDKTMNTLKQLFDGVIETHEDGEPTANLPR, from the coding sequence ATGTATGATCTTGGCCCGCCGCTGAACGCCGAGGTCGACGAGGGAACCAACCTGTTGCTCTCCGGCCCCGCGCTCTCCGGCAAGACCGAACTCGCCTTCGACATCCTCGCCACCGGCGTCAGCAACGGCGAGGGGGCCATCGTCGTCAGCAACACCGACGGTGCGAAGCGTGTCTTTGAGGATCTCTCCAAGCGATTCGACTACGCGGACAACCCGGTCGCGGTCGTCGACTGTGTCACCCGCCAGCAGGGGGTCAACGAGGCCCGAGACGACTCGCAGGTCCGGTACACGTCGTCGCCCGTCGACATGACCGGCGTCGGGATCAAGTTCTCCGAACTCCTCGAGGAGTTCTACGAGACCCAAGGAATCCAGCGCAACCGAGTCGTGTTGGACTCGCTGTCGACGTTGCTCATGTACTCGGATCTCCAGACCGTCTTTCGGTTCCTCCACGTCTTCACCGGACGGGTCCAGAGCGTCGACGGGCTCGGTCTGTACGCCATCGACTCGGGGGCACACGACGACAAGACGATGAACACGCTCAAGCAGTTGTTCGACGGCGTCATCGAGACCCACGAGGACGGAGAGCCGACAGCGAACCTCCCCCGATAG
- a CDS encoding PrsW family glutamic-type intramembrane protease — MSDRSPVERLRSAAKSTRDTARSVARISRWETRRSVGVLDRRTAVLGVLALLLAGAVGGAALASGGVALDRDVYRVGVAPDSPYHDVVVESPALATRPPDLGQLGRGVEVVIRDGRFYVADSGKARAAMSTLRDAVQGRNIDRMASEENVSAAFPVVVTLRYDDRGGGAVTAGGEAGGTDDTGDTAPSDDGGDAGTPSDADGGATDPTGDGGLDADGATRDGPVGVPSIGAVDGLLGGGTSGSPADISPPFPFASLVLAFVFFVPMNFVIQPYGSTILNERINRRGELLLVAPVSPSAIVAGKTFPYLGLLVSVTALITLAIGGGVTSVAAVAPVAALFLAATFVGAMFARSFKELTFVTVFVSVFLTSYAFVPAIFTNVTPIALISPLTLVVRDLQGVGVTAAEYLFSTGPFYVGSAVLFALGVGVYREEDMFTQRPVPLKFLDALNSRITRPRSVALLSALSIPFVFIAELLAIAVLFVLPGNVSVPLLLVVVAAVEEVAKSVHVYAAFRGPFAGRRTDGVALLLGALSGLGFFVGEKFTAIVQFVGLPDLELGRAAFASVGDGPTLAVGLALLLAPLALHATTTSVAALGARRGRYAYLAALLPAIGIHAAYNFAVVTTLA; from the coding sequence GTGAGCGACCGATCGCCTGTGGAGCGACTCCGGTCGGCCGCCAAGAGCACCCGCGACACCGCGCGATCGGTCGCCCGCATCTCCCGCTGGGAGACACGCCGGAGCGTCGGCGTCCTCGACCGGCGGACGGCAGTCCTCGGCGTCCTCGCACTCCTGTTGGCGGGAGCCGTCGGCGGCGCGGCGCTCGCGAGCGGCGGCGTCGCCCTCGACCGCGACGTCTACCGCGTCGGCGTCGCTCCCGACAGTCCCTACCACGACGTGGTCGTCGAGAGTCCGGCACTGGCCACGCGGCCCCCCGACCTGGGGCAACTCGGCCGCGGCGTCGAGGTGGTGATCCGCGACGGCCGGTTCTACGTCGCCGACTCGGGGAAGGCACGGGCCGCGATGTCGACGCTTCGCGACGCGGTCCAGGGACGGAACATCGACCGAATGGCGTCCGAGGAGAACGTCTCGGCCGCGTTCCCGGTCGTGGTGACGCTGCGCTACGACGACCGGGGCGGCGGGGCGGTGACGGCTGGGGGTGAGGCCGGCGGTACCGACGACACGGGTGACACGGCGCCGAGCGACGACGGGGGCGACGCCGGCACGCCATCGGACGCCGACGGCGGCGCGACCGACCCGACCGGTGACGGCGGACTCGACGCCGACGGCGCGACGCGGGACGGCCCGGTCGGTGTCCCCTCGATCGGTGCCGTCGACGGGCTTCTGGGTGGCGGCACGTCCGGATCACCCGCCGACATCTCCCCGCCGTTCCCCTTCGCGTCGCTCGTCCTCGCGTTCGTCTTTTTCGTCCCGATGAACTTCGTCATCCAGCCCTACGGGAGCACGATTCTCAACGAGCGGATCAACCGACGGGGCGAACTCCTGTTGGTCGCGCCCGTCTCTCCGTCGGCCATCGTCGCGGGCAAGACATTCCCCTACCTCGGCTTGCTCGTCTCGGTAACCGCGCTCATCACGCTCGCCATCGGCGGCGGCGTGACGAGCGTCGCGGCTGTCGCCCCCGTCGCGGCCCTCTTTCTCGCCGCCACGTTCGTCGGGGCCATGTTCGCCCGCTCGTTCAAGGAACTCACGTTCGTCACCGTCTTCGTCTCCGTCTTCCTCACCTCCTACGCGTTCGTGCCCGCCATCTTCACGAACGTCACGCCCATCGCGCTCATCTCGCCGCTGACGCTCGTCGTCCGCGACCTGCAAGGCGTCGGCGTCACGGCCGCGGAGTACCTCTTCTCGACTGGCCCCTTCTACGTCGGCTCGGCCGTCCTCTTCGCCCTCGGCGTCGGCGTCTACCGCGAGGAGGACATGTTCACCCAGCGGCCGGTGCCCCTGAAGTTCCTCGACGCGCTCAACAGCCGAATCACCCGCCCCCGATCCGTGGCCCTCCTGAGTGCGCTCTCCATTCCCTTCGTCTTCATCGCGGAACTGCTCGCCATCGCCGTCCTGTTCGTGCTCCCCGGGAACGTCTCCGTCCCTCTGCTCTTGGTCGTCGTCGCGGCAGTCGAGGAGGTGGCGAAGAGCGTCCACGTCTACGCCGCCTTCCGTGGCCCGTTCGCCGGCCGGCGGACCGACGGGGTCGCCCTCCTCCTCGGGGCGCTCTCCGGACTCGGCTTCTTCGTCGGCGAGAAGTTCACCGCCATCGTCCAGTTCGTCGGGCTGCCGGACCTCGAACTCGGTCGGGCGGCCTTCGCCTCCGTCGGCGACGGCCCGACGCTCGCCGTCGGCCTCGCCCTGTTGCTCGCACCGCTCGCCCTCCACGCGACGACGACGAGCGTCGCGGCACTGGGGGCGCGTCGCGGCCGGTACGCCTACCTGGCGGCGCTGCTCCCCGCTATTGGAATCCACGCGGCGTACAACTTCGCGGTGGTGACCACCCTTGCGTGA
- a CDS encoding DUF2085 domain-containing protein — protein sequence MSRLDAFRSCRHDHNVGLPGTDYAVCARCAGLYGGVVCWATVAAACGDCRAAVRGLPAVHGFALSFGLTLPLVADWWAQCRGLRHSTNRARLVTGILLALGAVTLVVQYGRLPAFGPVAVGWAVVVVKVGTYWRARRPPYWGCDACELGSIGEYFQRRRG from the coding sequence ATGAGCAGGCTCGACGCGTTCCGGTCCTGCCGGCACGACCACAACGTCGGCCTCCCCGGCACCGACTACGCCGTCTGCGCCCGCTGTGCCGGACTCTACGGCGGAGTCGTCTGCTGGGCTACCGTGGCCGCCGCCTGTGGGGACTGCCGGGCCGCGGTACGAGGCCTGCCGGCGGTCCACGGATTCGCCCTCTCGTTCGGGCTGACGCTCCCGCTCGTCGCGGACTGGTGGGCACAGTGTCGTGGCCTCCGGCACAGCACGAACCGCGCGCGTCTAGTGACGGGCATACTGCTCGCTCTCGGGGCCGTCACGCTCGTCGTTCAGTACGGTCGGCTCCCCGCCTTCGGCCCGGTCGCCGTGGGGTGGGCCGTCGTCGTCGTCAAGGTCGGCACGTACTGGCGGGCGCGGCGGCCCCCCTACTGGGGCTGTGACGCCTGCGAACTCGGTTCGATCGGGGAGTACTTCCAGCGGCGTCGGGGGTGA
- a CDS encoding ADP-ribosylglycohydrolase family protein, which yields MSFSPRLAVRTTATFQHIQGAVTTGHSAESSRHRTSKMCSLSYSTSKPRFYSVVKNLCTLTVLKRDRMDSEAFCFQFCILGKHRAMAEFQTFHCRFTVSRIRALSLARADLLCAPARKKSLGQWKLYNHQLAAVFHSIFRVVNRGGDTDTIGAVTGALAGGRFDKRFAARPVARYDRLS from the coding sequence ATGTCGTTTTCACCTAGACTGGCTGTCCGAACGACAGCAACGTTTCAGCACATCCAAGGGGCCGTGACAACGGGACATTCCGCCGAGTCATCGCGTCATAGGACCTCGAAGATGTGCTCTCTGTCATATTCGACCAGCAAACCTCGTTTTTATTCGGTAGTTAAAAACCTCTGTACTCTCACGGTGCTAAAACGGGATAGAATGGATTCAGAAGCCTTCTGCTTTCAATTCTGTATTTTGGGAAAACACCGTGCCATGGCCGAGTTTCAAACGTTCCATTGTAGATTTACAGTGAGCCGGATTCGGGCGTTATCGCTGGCACGCGCCGATCTCCTGTGCGCGCCAGCACGCAAGAAGTCACTTGGCCAATGGAAGTTGTATAATCACCAGCTAGCGGCAGTCTTTCACTCGATTTTCCGAGTCGTCAATCGTGGCGGCGATACGGACACGATTGGCGCGGTCACGGGCGCGCTCGCCGGCGGGCGCTTCGACAAGCGATTCGCTGCCCGACCAGTGGCTCGGTACGATCGACTATCGTGA
- a CDS encoding CoA-binding protein — MTDSTDADVDDLLDAETIAVVGCSTTPGKAAHDVPAYLDRHGYEIVPINPNHDEVLGRQAYDSLAEVPVEVDLVDVFRPSEEVSDITDAVVERATTRGDVWGIWLQLGIRDDDAAARARDAGLIVVQDRCLKVAHGEFG, encoded by the coding sequence ATGACCGACTCGACCGACGCCGACGTCGACGACCTGCTGGACGCGGAGACGATCGCCGTCGTCGGCTGTTCGACCACGCCGGGCAAGGCTGCCCACGACGTACCGGCGTATCTCGATCGACACGGATACGAAATCGTCCCGATCAACCCGAACCACGACGAGGTGTTGGGTCGGCAGGCCTACGACAGCCTCGCCGAGGTGCCGGTAGAGGTGGACTTGGTCGACGTGTTCCGTCCGAGCGAGGAAGTGAGCGACATCACGGACGCGGTGGTCGAACGCGCGACGACTCGGGGCGACGTGTGGGGAATCTGGCTGCAACTCGGGATCCGCGACGACGACGCGGCGGCCCGCGCCCGAGACGCCGGCCTGATAGTCGTCCAAGACCGGTGTCTCAAGGTCGCTCACGGCGAGTTCGGGTAG